From one Rhodopirellula islandica genomic stretch:
- a CDS encoding HAD-IIB family hydrolase, giving the protein MNSTIASNPSPARTVSMTSLPPKVLATDLDGTFLPLEGDDAALVSMGQIRELLQTTEIPLVFVTGRHFDSVRNAIGEFDLPNPDWILCDVGVSIYRRDREGNYVLQSAYEELLDEVLGNIEIEKHRQAIAELDDFTLQESFKQGRHKWSYYVPADQLDACHHAVEAYLKLHELPCSIVSSIDPFNNDGLVDVLPHGASKAFALQWWCEQNDLQPEQIVFCGDSGNDTAALIAGYRAVVVGNADRQIARQIADTHHASGWVDRLKLARGTSTSGVLEGARWFGLFDSPAKNVPAEPNPDVLPESIPWGARLIGANRAEFTLWAPKQKRVVLEVLPNQLFRMQRQDRGFHHAIVDGVTDGTRYQFRFVREEHGAAFDDGATELTPDMLLHPLPDPASRFQPEGVHGPSAIVATQFPFQPTADPAADELDELIIYEMHLGTFTEKGTYLSAIERLDELVDLGITAIELMPIAACAGRWNWGYDGTHWYAPMTAFGTPDEFRQLIDAAHTRGLLMMIDVVYNHFGPEGNYWSEFGPYTSRKHNTVWGAAPNFDDPKRGDLVRRFVIDNAIMWLQEYNLDGLRVDAIHCMKDDSEKHITTQMSEEIRRWSDQVGRRVWLIAETNVYDAAMVKPLSEGGTGFDAQWSDDYVHSMFATVRPGEQLTHRTYSPGSDLEKTLRRGFVFAGDVRGDRGRESATTLDTDEMLPRIDTRSSIVCIQNHDFIGNHPTGMRLHQLTSPETQAAAVTLAILMPSIPMLFMGEEFASPNPFQFFVDFGDPRLQRAVVRGRKRDYPQHDWSDGVLPTDEAAMRSSVIGSVESGSETMRNWYKTLISIRKRFVETGLLSPDNFHVEVNREVNLYSLSYQSPDEALQVMVRLSPLQEEDDTNEPATVQPLPTKPMEGSPGSWRLLADSMEAFGEPLTDGLLPNHARICLFESEESNT; this is encoded by the coding sequence ATGAATTCCACGATCGCATCCAACCCCAGCCCTGCACGAACCGTTTCCATGACGTCCTTGCCACCGAAGGTCTTGGCAACGGATTTGGATGGGACTTTCCTGCCTCTCGAAGGGGACGATGCCGCCTTAGTGTCGATGGGACAAATTCGTGAGTTGCTGCAAACCACCGAAATCCCCCTGGTTTTCGTCACCGGGCGACATTTCGATTCCGTGCGAAACGCCATCGGTGAATTCGATTTGCCAAATCCAGATTGGATTTTGTGTGACGTTGGTGTCAGCATCTACCGCCGAGACAGGGAGGGCAACTACGTTCTCCAATCCGCCTACGAAGAGCTCCTCGACGAAGTCCTCGGCAACATTGAGATTGAGAAACATCGGCAAGCGATCGCCGAACTGGACGACTTCACCTTGCAGGAATCGTTCAAACAAGGCCGACACAAATGGAGCTACTACGTCCCGGCTGACCAACTGGACGCTTGCCACCACGCGGTCGAAGCGTATCTCAAATTGCACGAACTCCCCTGCAGCATCGTCAGCAGCATCGACCCGTTCAACAACGATGGCTTGGTCGACGTCTTGCCTCACGGAGCCTCCAAGGCCTTCGCGTTGCAGTGGTGGTGCGAACAAAATGATCTGCAACCAGAGCAGATCGTGTTCTGCGGCGACTCGGGCAACGACACTGCGGCCCTGATCGCTGGCTATCGAGCTGTTGTGGTTGGCAACGCCGACCGCCAGATCGCTCGCCAGATCGCCGACACGCATCACGCCTCGGGCTGGGTGGATCGATTGAAGTTGGCTCGTGGAACCAGCACGTCAGGCGTCTTGGAAGGCGCGCGTTGGTTTGGGCTTTTTGATTCGCCTGCCAAAAACGTTCCGGCGGAACCCAACCCCGACGTGCTGCCCGAATCGATCCCCTGGGGAGCCCGACTGATCGGAGCCAACCGAGCCGAGTTCACTTTGTGGGCTCCCAAGCAAAAACGGGTGGTCCTGGAAGTGCTTCCGAACCAACTGTTCCGAATGCAACGCCAAGACCGAGGCTTTCATCATGCCATCGTCGACGGGGTCACCGATGGCACCCGGTACCAATTCCGATTCGTTCGCGAAGAACACGGCGCGGCGTTCGATGATGGCGCAACCGAACTGACGCCCGATATGCTCTTGCATCCGCTTCCTGATCCGGCGTCCCGCTTCCAACCCGAAGGTGTCCATGGCCCCTCCGCGATTGTTGCCACTCAGTTTCCTTTTCAACCAACAGCCGATCCAGCTGCCGACGAATTGGATGAACTGATCATCTACGAGATGCACCTGGGCACGTTCACCGAGAAAGGGACCTATCTCTCCGCCATCGAACGCTTGGACGAATTGGTCGACCTGGGAATCACAGCGATTGAATTGATGCCGATTGCCGCGTGCGCTGGTCGTTGGAACTGGGGGTACGACGGGACACATTGGTACGCTCCGATGACGGCGTTCGGAACTCCCGATGAGTTTCGACAACTGATCGACGCGGCGCACACCCGCGGGCTGCTGATGATGATCGATGTTGTTTACAACCACTTTGGTCCCGAAGGCAACTACTGGTCTGAGTTTGGACCTTACACGTCTCGCAAACACAACACGGTCTGGGGAGCAGCTCCGAATTTCGATGATCCCAAACGAGGCGACCTTGTTCGTCGATTTGTGATCGACAACGCGATCATGTGGCTCCAAGAATACAACTTGGATGGTCTGCGGGTGGACGCCATTCACTGCATGAAAGACGACTCGGAGAAACACATCACGACTCAGATGAGCGAGGAGATTCGACGCTGGTCCGACCAAGTCGGCCGTCGCGTCTGGCTGATCGCCGAAACCAATGTCTACGATGCCGCAATGGTCAAACCACTCAGCGAAGGCGGCACCGGATTCGATGCGCAGTGGAGCGATGACTACGTCCACAGCATGTTCGCGACCGTTCGGCCGGGCGAACAACTCACCCATCGAACCTACTCGCCAGGCAGCGACTTGGAAAAAACGCTGCGTCGGGGATTCGTGTTCGCCGGTGACGTTCGAGGTGACCGAGGCCGCGAGTCGGCCACCACCTTGGACACCGACGAAATGCTGCCACGCATCGACACTCGGTCGTCCATCGTCTGCATCCAAAACCACGACTTCATCGGCAACCATCCCACCGGCATGCGTTTGCATCAACTGACCTCGCCGGAGACGCAGGCCGCCGCAGTGACGCTGGCGATCCTGATGCCATCGATTCCGATGCTCTTCATGGGAGAAGAATTCGCCTCCCCCAACCCATTTCAGTTCTTTGTTGACTTTGGCGACCCGCGATTGCAACGGGCGGTGGTTCGAGGTCGCAAACGCGATTACCCCCAGCACGATTGGAGCGACGGGGTGCTCCCCACCGACGAAGCAGCGATGCGGTCCTCCGTGATCGGCAGCGTGGAGTCGGGCAGCGAGACGATGCGAAACTGGTACAAGACACTGATCTCGATCCGCAAACGCTTCGTTGAAACCGGGCTCTTGTCACCGGACAACTTTCATGTCGAAGTCAACCGCGAGGTCAACCTGTACTCGCTCAGCTACCAATCCCCGGACGAGGCGTTGCAGGTCATGGTCCGCCTGTCACCTCTGCAGGAAGAAGACGACACGAACGAACCAGCGACCGTCCAACCGTTGCCGACCAAACCGATGGAAGGGTCGCCTGGGTCATGGCGGTTGCTCGCCGACTCAATGGAAGCATTCGGAGAGCCGTTGACCGATGGATTGCTCCCCAACCACGCTCGCATCTGCTTGTTCGAAAGCGAAGAATCGAACACCTAA